A genomic stretch from Chitinophaga agri includes:
- a CDS encoding CHAT domain-containing protein: MARIALLAYANDIKEEPLQFVEREIKELNTYFGNIKQYLDTNILISATKDDIFRYFADHGPDIEIMHFSGHGNSLALIFEKEGAFRKEGLAELLTLAPNLKLVFLNACASKDIVDALHTPDAAHPQKGVPIVIGTQRPVYDKVACEFSIYFYTALTKSWPIGKAFDFAKTFVLSGEHFALFPKGPNRYIGTKRAIATDDDPPDNSDPAQFPWGIYYKEFQTDDWSFTQYLNEQYDDRENYLPNDALIRALAANASRLYKSLHQEKEQLITAIRNKEDLSQEEFEIELENINDKFKRRNLQLKEIDDLYIAYLQDPQSLTDIADKLINTFPLPLGKLLQRMYSFSQENLLTADDYAEFLDLQINFYEILVKLAAATILSDLLEVYELKEKIGKKLILNPIQKEIILGYFRQTKETEQDFDYTSFIEVISQVLQENLKDETQIAAFVKEYLLYETINTYESNFFNSHMLIKGIKAKLPTLHTSAAYIHHCKLIETGLINLLRELFFILQYKMVVIKNVEAIRKRNILVKTYFHRYMLLEQRISDRMEVMELQSLPEYAESYSVILVKEIYRMFEYLSLSPFLIDKNVLCEYDGVDLYFYNYTEGNGIVYKSLTSNERLIHILPETQEIELGSSTITKTTLRFIEEMASKTDKEKNRITNRLLQLHAEFNYYRTKIAATPVTVQSSTPINSQP; this comes from the coding sequence ATGGCAAGAATAGCGCTATTGGCGTATGCCAACGACATAAAAGAGGAGCCATTACAATTTGTCGAAAGAGAGATCAAAGAGCTCAATACGTATTTCGGAAATATCAAGCAGTACCTGGATACTAATATCCTCATCAGTGCAACTAAAGACGATATATTCCGTTACTTCGCCGATCATGGCCCCGACATAGAGATCATGCACTTTTCCGGACATGGTAACAGCCTTGCCCTGATCTTCGAAAAAGAAGGTGCTTTCAGAAAAGAAGGCCTCGCTGAATTGCTGACCCTCGCCCCTAATCTCAAACTCGTCTTCCTCAATGCATGTGCCTCCAAAGATATTGTAGACGCACTCCATACACCCGACGCCGCACATCCGCAAAAAGGTGTGCCCATCGTGATCGGCACCCAACGACCCGTATATGATAAGGTCGCCTGCGAGTTCTCTATCTACTTCTACACAGCATTAACCAAGTCATGGCCTATCGGGAAAGCCTTTGACTTTGCCAAGACATTCGTACTGTCCGGGGAGCACTTCGCTCTCTTTCCCAAAGGACCTAACCGATATATCGGTACCAAACGGGCCATCGCTACGGATGATGATCCTCCGGATAATAGCGATCCCGCACAATTTCCCTGGGGTATCTACTATAAAGAGTTCCAGACCGACGACTGGTCGTTCACACAATACCTCAATGAACAATATGACGACCGGGAAAACTACCTCCCCAATGATGCACTGATCCGCGCACTGGCTGCCAATGCCAGTCGCCTGTATAAAAGCCTTCACCAGGAAAAGGAACAACTGATCACTGCCATCAGAAACAAGGAAGACCTGTCACAGGAAGAATTTGAAATAGAACTCGAGAATATCAACGATAAATTCAAACGCCGCAACCTGCAGTTAAAAGAGATCGATGATCTTTATATCGCTTACCTGCAGGACCCACAAAGCCTGACTGACATCGCTGATAAACTGATCAATACTTTCCCCCTGCCCCTCGGTAAACTGCTGCAAAGAATGTATTCTTTCAGCCAGGAGAACCTGCTTACTGCGGATGATTATGCCGAATTCCTTGATCTGCAGATCAACTTCTACGAGATCCTGGTAAAGCTGGCCGCTGCCACCATCCTGTCAGACCTCCTGGAGGTATACGAGCTGAAAGAAAAGATTGGAAAGAAACTTATTCTTAACCCGATACAAAAGGAAATCATTCTTGGCTACTTCCGTCAAACCAAAGAGACCGAACAGGATTTTGACTATACGTCATTTATAGAAGTCATCAGCCAGGTACTCCAGGAGAACCTGAAAGATGAAACACAGATCGCCGCATTCGTGAAGGAATATCTGCTTTATGAAACTATCAACACGTATGAGAGCAACTTTTTCAATTCTCATATGCTCATCAAGGGCATTAAAGCCAAACTACCAACCCTGCATACGTCTGCGGCCTATATTCATCACTGTAAACTGATTGAAACAGGGCTCATCAATCTACTGAGAGAACTCTTCTTTATCCTTCAGTATAAAATGGTCGTTATCAAAAACGTGGAAGCTATCCGGAAAAGGAACATCCTCGTCAAGACCTACTTCCATCGGTATATGCTACTGGAGCAACGTATCTCCGACAGGATGGAGGTCATGGAACTGCAATCCCTTCCTGAATACGCTGAGTCCTACTCCGTCATACTGGTGAAAGAGATCTACCGGATGTTCGAATACCTGTCGCTCTCCCCTTTTCTGATAGATAAGAACGTACTATGTGAGTATGATGGTGTAGACCTTTACTTCTATAACTATACTGAAGGCAATGGCATCGTCTATAAAAGCCTTACCAGTAATGAAAGACTGATCCACATTCTGCCGGAAACACAGGAGATCGAACTGGGCTCCTCCACGATCACCAAAACAACGCTCAGGTTCATCGAAGAAATGGCGAGTAAAACGGACAAGGAGAAAAACAGGATTACCAACAGACTCCTGCAGCTGCATGCTGAATTTAATTATTACCGCACAAAGATCGCCGCAACACCGGTCACCGTGCAGTCATCCACTCCCATAAACAGCCAACCATGA